GAGAGCGTCGCGATGCCGGCAGTCGCTCTGAGGGTTAGTCGTCGGACGGATCGACGGGAGCCGAACGCCCGAGCGGCGAAACGCGGAGCGGCGTAACGAGTGCAACCGGCCGGAAGCGCCCGCACGAGTGTCGATTTGTGGAGAGGGGCATTCAGCGGATGGATGTGGCGATAAATTCTATGATGCTATACAAAATGGCAGTCGGCGGGAGGACGGACGATCCCCGCGCCGCCGACCGTCCGACTTTTCTTCTCGAACGGGAACAGACAGGTATGACCGAGTTCGACCCCGAGAAGTTCGAGGACAAGTACGTCCACTACTTCCCGGAACTCCAGCGCGCCTACAAGAACGCCTTCAGCACCATGAACGACGAGTACGACTCGAACCTGATCCACGCCATCGACCAGCAGATTCTGAACGAGTCCGAACCCGTCTACGAGGACGGCGAGTTTCGGATTCGCCTCCCGGAGAACCCCGAGGAACGACTGACCGGCGTCGTCGTCGACGACGAGAAACTGGACGCCGTGCTGGAGCGCTACGTCGAGGAGTTGAAGGCCGAACACCGCCGCGTGTTCGGCGTGAGCGGCTGAGTCGGATTCGCACGAACCAAAGGCCTAAGCCGGTTCGTCCCGAATCGCGAGACATGAGCACGGACGCGACCAACGCCGACGAAGACCTGAAAGAACGCGTCACCAACTTCCTGCGGCGCAACTTCCCGCAGATTCAGATGCACGGCGGGTCGGCCGCCATCCAGCACCTCGACCGCGAGACGGGCGAGGTCACCATCATGCTGGGCGGCGCCTGCTCGGGATGCGGCATCTCCCCGATGACGATTCAGGCCATCAAGAGCCGGATGGTCAAGGAGATTCCCGAGATAGAGACGGTCAACGCCGACACCGGGATGGGCGGCGACGGCGGCCACGACGGCGGCATGTCCCCCTCGTTCCCCGGCGAGTCGAGTTCCGACGACGGCGGTAGCGACGAAGGCCCGCAGGCGCCCTTCTAACGGAACGAGAGCCCGTTTCACGCCGTCCCGCGCGGCGAGCGAAAACCCGTGACTCTTTCGTCCCCTCCCCCCGAGAGGCGAGTATGAGCACTGAGGCACCCGAGAACGTTCTCTTCGTCGTGATGGACACGGTTCGGAAGGACCGCCTCGGGCCGTACGGGTACGACCGGGGGACGACGCCGAACCTCGACGCGTTCGCCGAGGAGGCGACGGTGTTCGAGCAGGCGGTCGCTCCGGCGCCGTGGACGCTGCCCGTCCACGCGTCGCTGTTCACCGGCATGTACCCCTCGCACCACGGCGCCGACCAGGAGAACCCCTACTTGGAGGGCGCGACGACCCTCGCGGAGACGCTCTCGGCGGCGGGGTACGACACCGCCTGCTACTCCTCGAACGCCTGGATCACGCCGTACACCCACCTGACCGACGGCTTCGACAGTCAGGACAACTTCTTCGAGGTGATGCCCGGCGAGTTCCTCTCGGGACCGCTGGCGAAGGCGTGGAAGACGATGAACGACAACGAGGCGCTCCGGGCCGTCGCGGACAAACTCGTCAGCCTCGGCAACACCGCCCACGAGTACTTCGCCGGCGGCGGCGGCGCCGACTCGAAGACGCCCGCCGTCATCGACCGGACGGCGGAGTTCATCGACTCCTCGGACGAGTCGTTCGCGTTCATCAACCTCATGGACGCGCACCTGCCGTACCATCCGCCCGAGGAGTTCGCCGAGAAGTTCGCCCCCGGCGTCGACTCCACGGAGGTCTGCCAGAACTCCAAGGAGTACAACGCGGGCGCGCGCGACATCGACGACGACGAGTGGGAGGCCATTCGCGGCCTGTACGACGCCGAAATCGCCCACATCGACGACCAACTCGGCCGCCTGTTCGACTGGCTGAAAGAGACCGACCGATGGGACGACACGATGGTCGTCGTCTGCGCCGACCACGGCGAACTCCACGGCGAACACGACCTGTACGGCCACGAGTTCTGCCTGTACGACCCCCTCGTGAACGTCCCACTGATGGTGAAACATCCGGCGCTGGAGGACGAACGCCGCGAGGACCAGGTGGAACTGGTCGACCTCTATCACACGGTACTCGACGCTCTGGAGGTCGAGGGCGGGACGCCCGCCTCGCCCGGCGACGACGCCGTCACCCTCGACCGAACCCGGTCGCTGCTCTCGCAGTCCTACCGCGAGTTCTCGGAACCCGAGACGGCGAACGACGACCCCGGACGGGTTCACGATGGAGAGTACGCGTTCGTGGAGTACTCCCGTCCGGTGGTGGAACTGAAGCAGTTGGAGGAGAAGGCGTCGGACGCCGGTATCACGCTCCCCGAAGATTCGCGCTTTTACTCGCGGATGCGCGCCGCGCGGCGCACCGACGCGAAGTACGTCCGCATCGACCGCATCCCCGACGAGGCCTACCGCCTCGACGAGGACCCCGGCGAGGCGGAGAACCTCGCGGAGAGCGACGACGAGGCGATAGCCGAGACGGAGTCCGCCCTCTCCGCGTTCGAGTCGAACGTCGGCGGCGCGTGGACCGACGCGCTGAGCGACGACGTCTCGGACGACTCCGTGGAGGAGATGGACGAGGAGGCGCAGGAACGCCTGCGCGACCTCGGTTACTTGGAGTAGAGTCGGAGGGAGAGGGCCTCAGCCCGCCAGACGGAGTCCGGCAACGCCGGCGACGATGGCGACGATGCAGGCGAGTCGAACCGGCGAGGTGGACTCGTCGAACAGGACGATGCCGAGGAGGACGGTGCCCACCGCGCCGATTCCGGTCCAGACGGCGTAGGCGGTGCCGACCGGCAGCACCTCGACGGCGGCGGCGAGGCCGGCCATGCTCACGACGAGAGCGACGGCGACGAACGCCGTCGCGCGGAGGTTCGAGAAGCCGTCGGCGTACTCCAATCCGACGGCCCACGCCGTCTCGAAGAACGCGGCGCCGATCAGAACGAGCCAGGCGGTCTGTCTATCCACGCGCGCCGGTTCGGGACGCGCGGCCTTCACTGACTCGACTCCTTCTGTCGGGTCGGCGCCGACGCCTCGACCGCCTCGCGGACGCCGCGCCCGGCCTCCCACGTCCGAAGCAGGTCCGCCAGCGTTCGGTTCGTCGGGACGTCCAAACGGTGTCGCTCCCCGCGTTCGACCACGGCGCCGTTGATGGCGTCGACTTCGGTTCGTTTCTCGTCGTCCACGTCCTGCAGCGTCGACGACCGGTTGTCGCTCGTCGCCTCGACCACTTCGTCCAGCGCCGAGAGGGCGCGGCGGTTCGGCAGCGAGACACCCTCGGCGCGGGCGACGCGGGCAGTCTCGCGGGCGGCGCGGCGGGCGAGTTCCCGTCCGGGGTCGTCGGTCAGCGCGCCGTTCTCGACGCGCGCGAGGGCGGTAGCGGCGTTGATACCGGCGTTGACGGCGAGTTTCTCCCAGCGGCGCCGGGGCATGTCGGCCGCGACGAGCGTCTCGATTCCGGCGTCGCGGAACGCCTTGCCGACGCGTTCGGCGTGGGGGTCGATGCCGCCGCGCCGCGCCCCGAGAGCGACGCGTCCGACGCCGGTGCAGGCGACGCGGCCGGGGTCGAGGAGGCGCGCGCCGTAGGTGGCGGTGCCGGCGAGGACGGGCGCGTCGAGTCGCGCCGCCAGCGTCTCCTCGACGAAACCGTTCTGCAGCGAGAGCACCGCCTCGAACGACCCCCCCGCGAGGGCGTCCGCGGCCGCCGCCGTGTCGAACGACTTCACCGTCACGACGGCTACATCGGCGGGAGAACCGTCGTACTCGGTCGTCGCGGCGGGTGCGGTGTGAGCGTCGACGGCGCCGGAGACGCGGACGCCCCCCTCGCGGACGGCGGCGACGTGCGGGTCGCGGCCGACGAGCGTCACGTCGTGCGCGCGGGCGAGAAGCGCGCCGACGAGGGTGCCGAGACTACCGGCGCCGAAGACGAGTACATCCATGTCGGGCGGTCGTCGGCGGGCGGAAAAAGCGGTCGGGTCCGGGTTCGCGTCCGCGTCAGTCCTCTGTCCAGTAGTACAGTTCCTCTTTGGCCGCGCCGCAGTTCGGACAGGAGTCGGGCATCTCCTCCACGTCGCCCATCTCGCCGCAGTTGCCGCACCGCCACATCAGTTCGGCCTCGCCGAACTCGTGGCCGGCGCGTTCGTGTTCGACCGAGAGGCTGACGATTCCCTCCCGGGTCGACACGTAGAACCCGTCGTCGTCGAACCCGCGGACGCTGCCGAGTTCCTCGCCGTCTTCGGTGTACACGGTGCTCCCGATGCTGACGCTGGGTGTCTCGTCGACCATGTGAGAGGAATCGACGGCCGAGGGCATAAATCTCGGCGGCGAATCGCGGAGCGGGGTGGTGCGGAAAGAACGAAGCAGTTGTACCGTGAGGCGAGCGAACGCGAGCCTCACGGGAGCTTTTTGGTGGAGCTTTTTGCAACGAGCGGTCGCGCGTAGCGCGACCCGAGTCAGCAAAAAGGTCCTACATGAAGTCGCCCAACTTCGACGCCTTGTTCTTGTCGTTCTCGAAGACGGATTCGAGGCTCTTTTCGAGGACTTCGAGGCGCTGTTTGGTGTAGGGCCGGCAGTCGAACTCCTCGGCCACTTGAATCGCCGTCTCCATGTACTTGTTCACGGAGCCTTGGTGGACGGTGAGGTTCACCCGTCCGCCGCACTCCCGGCAGTCGCCCGTCAGCGGCATTCTCCGATACTTCTCCCCGCAGTCGAGACAGCGCGTCTCCTGCCTGGAGAACGCGCGGAGGTTGCCGATGAGATCAGGTAAAAAGTGATACTCGATGACGCGTTCGGCCACGTCCGTCTCGTCGACGGCGCGGAGTTTCCGCGCGAGTTCCAACTGGGCGTCCATCTTGTCCATCATCGACCCGAGCGTCTTGTACGCCGAGAGGTCCGGGCCGAGGGCGATGTCGGTGGTGTCGTGGGTGTGTTCGAATCCCCGGTACTCGTCGTCGGTGCCGAGGGTGTCCTCGCCCAGTTTGATGTCCTCTTCCACCTCGCCGGGGTCGGCCATCCGGAGAGACGCCTCGTAGAACGACTCGGGGTAGCGGCGCACGATGTCCATGTTGTGCGCCTCGTCGTCGATTTCGGAGGGGTCGATGCGCGAGGACATCACGAGGGGGGCGTCCATCTGCCCGCCGCGCTTGTCGGGGAGGAACTCCTTCGAGAAGTTCAGGAGGCCGTCCATGAGGAGCATGACGCAGTCCTCGTCGCCGTCGCATTGCTTCGCATATACGCCGTTCGACAGAACGGTGTGCGTCTCCTCGACAGTCAAGCAGTACGTGTGGTCGGTATCGGAACCGACGTAATCGACGGTGACGACTTCGTCGGCCGTTGTTCCGCCGTCGGTGGCGACGGACGTGGCTGCGCCGCCCGTTGAGGCATTTTCGGGTGGTGCCGACCCGACCGGAATCGAATCGCCGAGACCGATTTCTGTCGCCCTGATTTCCTCGATGTCGGCGCCGTCAAACCGGAGCATCTTATGGTCCGGCGTCACCGTCAGTTCGCGTCCGTTCCGCGTCTCGATGCGAACCATCTGGTCCGGTGCACGGTGCTTCGACACCGCTTCGACGGGTTTCACCACCTCGCCTCCGTCCTCGTCTATCGACGGGACAAACACGTCGCCGTCGAGTTCCTGCACGAGCGTTCCGAAATCGTCCGTGTCAGGGTCTTCTAAACGTGCCTCGACGAACTCGTCGATTCGCCCGTGGTGCCACTCGTCGATTTCGTCACGGTACCAGATTTTGGTTTCCGGGTGGAAGCAGTTCCGCCGTTTCGCCGCGTGAAAGTACGGATGCGCGTAACCCACGGCGGCGGACGTAAAGCCGACGACCCGCCCCACGACGGCGGCGGAGGTGTGCGGCGCCATCCCGAAGACGAGTTCGCCGATGAGGTCGTCTCGCTCCTCGACCTGGTAGAACGGCTCCAACCCGTAGAACTTCTCCAAGAGGTCGTCGACGAAGTCGGCCGTCTTCAGCATGTGTTCTGCGGCGCCGTCCGAGAGCACGATGTCCTGCACTTTCAGTTCGACCAGTTGGTCGTCGAAGCGCAGGGGTTCGCCGTCGATGTCCGTCTCGTAGCCGAGTTCGCGGAAGTGGTCGACGGTGACGTCGAGTTCGGCGGGGCGGACCGAGGTGACCGGCAGGTCGGTCATGTCGTAGCGGACGGTGCCGTCCTTGAACGAGGAGACGCCGTGTTTGGCTCTGAGGATGCCTTTTTCGAGCGGTTCGGGCGTCTTGTTCGCGGAGGTGAGTCCCTTCACGCCCTTCAGGATGGGGTAGGAGGACTCGCGTTCACCGACGGTTTCGAGCGCCGAGCGGAGTTCGCTCGCCAGGTCGACGGAGAACCAGTCGACGCTCTCGACTTCGCGTTCGCAGCGCTCGCAGTAGACGCGGCCGGACTCGTCGGGTTCGAGGACGGTACCGCAGTCCTCGCACTCGAAGTGCGGTTCGGTGTGTACCTCGCAGTCGGGACAGCGGTTCTTGTACGTGTGCGCGCCGCAGTCCGGGCACATTCGGTCGCCGACCAGAACGTCCAGTTTCCCGCGCTGGCCGCGGTCGTTGCGGGCGCGGGCCGCCTCGCCCACGTTGCGCTGGTTGCCACCCATCTCCGTGATGGGAAACAGCGTGTGGACCGCCGGCGAGAGGTCGCGCGACTCCGACTTCTCGGGGCGGCCCATCCGGTTGCCGATGCGAGTCGGCGCGCGTTCGCGCACGTCGAAGGGGGCGACTTCGTTGACGGCCTTCACCGCGTTGTCGCCGCCGTCCCACTCGCGCGCCTCGGGGGAGAGGTCGGTCCACTCCTTTTCGAGGGAATCCGAAAGACCCAGCGAGCGAACGAAAAGCCGCCAGTTCGGCACGCGGAGCGTCTCTTCGGTCTGGGTGTGCTCGACGAGGAGGCGTTCGAGCGTCCGGGTCAGTTCCCCCGTTCGGTCCAGTTCGAGGACGCCGTCCGTCGGGGCGGCGTCGCCCGACCGCACGACCATCCCGCCGTCGGACTCCACCTCGGCGATGCGGCCCGACGCGGCGGCGTCGGCGAGCGTCTCGAACTCGCTCACGGAAATGTCGTGCCACAGGTAGGTGTACTTCGGGTGGAGGTGACAGTCGTAGTCGGTGGCCCACGCGAACGCCTCTTTCGGACTCGGGTCGTCGAGTTCGACGCCCGGGTCGTCTTCGAGGGCCTGTACGGGCGCGCCGGCGGACGCGAACTCCTGCACCCACCACTCGTGGACGTAGGAGGCGGGCGCGAGGGGGTGGTTGTTCTCGACGAACTCGCCGAAGTTGACGAGATACTCGCCCAAATCGAGAATCTCCTCGACGCCGTTGCGGACTTCGAGGGCCTCCGCGGGGTCGTCGATGCGGCGCACGTCGCCGTTGGCCAGTCTGACCGTCGGCCCCTCGATGGAGTCGACGGGGATGACGCCGCCGGCCTTCCCGGGGCGTTCGGTCTTTATCTGCGTCCCGGTGGCGAGGAAGTCGTCGACGAGGTGCATCGTCGCCGGATGGACGCCGGCGGTGGCGAAGCCGTGGTTGCGGGAGCGACCGTATCGGAGCCTGAAACCGCCCGCCTCGCTCGGGTGGCCGAAGACGGGCCGGCCGGCGATGAGGTCCCGCAGGTACTTCGTCGCGGGTTCGACGCGGGCGGGGCCGGTCGGTTCGGGCGACCCGTCGGGGGCGTCGTCCGCCTCCTCGTCGGCCGCCGCTTCGTCGTCGTCCTCCGCCTCGGCGTCTTCGGCGTCTTCCCCGTCTCCGTCGGCGCCGTCGTAGTAGGTGCCGTCGATGAGGTCCTGGAGCCACGGCCAGTCGACCTCGTCGAGTTGGCGCGTGTAGCGCTGAATCTTCGGCGCCTTGAGGGCGATACCCTCCGCGAGAACAAGACACATGCCGCCGCGGGCGGAGTTGGTGTCGACGCGTTCCAAATCGCGGAAGCCCGACACCTCCTCGTCGCCCGTCGCCTCGCCGTCGAGCATGATGGGCATGTGCTTCGCGATGAACTTCGTCTCCTTGTCCTTCGGCGAGTACTGGAGGCCCGTCTCCTTGTCGTAGAGGGCGACCTCCTCGGCGTAGCGCTCGGTCTCGACCTCTCTGGCCTCGTACTCGTCGATGCCGAGCAGCGACCGGGCGAAGTCGGCGACGAGCACCGAGAGCGCCTGCGCCGTCCCGCCCGCGGAGCGAATCGGGCCGGCGTAGTAGACGTTGACGAACTCGGTGCCGTCGTCGTTCTCCAGAATCTCGACGCGGTCGATGCCCTCTATCGGCGCGGCGACGACGCCCTCGGTGAGGAGGGCGACGGCCGTCCGGACCGCGCCCTCGACCTTCCCGGCGCGGGAGTCGTAGTCGCCGACGCTCCCCTCGACGAAGTCGTTGACGAGTTCGAGGGCGGCCTCCTCGCGGGACATCTCACCCTCCAACTCGCGGACGCGTTCGGCGACGCCCGGGATTCCGAGGATGTTCTCGACGCGGTCGGCCATGTCCTTGGCGACCGGAATCTCTACCTCGGGCTGAGGGTCGCGCCCCTGCTCTTTCGCCGCGCGCGCGAGGTCGAACGCCTCGTCGAGACGGCCCTCGATGCGCGCGAAGTACCGTTCGTCGTCCTCGTGCACGGCTTACAACCAGAGGTCGAGGTCGGTCACGTCGTCGTGTTCGCGTTCGAGGGGTTCGTCGAACGCGCGGATGTACACCTCGCCGGCGAACACGGTGGCGGCGTTGAGGTGGCCCGCCAGCGACTGTCCGCTCCGGCGGGAGAGGACGGCGTGGGTGTGGGCGAACGGGTCGCCGTCGAGGAGGGCGACGTTGCCGACGCAGGCGGCGACTTCCAGCGGTTCGTCGAACGTCACCGAGCGGTACTCCTGGTCGCTCTGGTCGTAGAACCACACCTCCGCGTCCTGCACTGCGCCCATGGCGTTGAACCACGCCGACTCGATATCCTCCAGTTCGGCGAACTCCTCGATCTCCTCGCGCCAGTCCGCCCCGTGGTCCAGCGAGACGAGGAACTCGCGACTGGACTCGACTGCCCGATAGTTCATACCCGGGACCTCGCGTGGGACCGCCAAAAGTGTTCAGTGTTCGTGACCGGCCCGTTCGGACGCGGGCGACCGGCGGCCCGCGGCGCGTCGACGGGGCCGACGCTCGGCGGCGAGAGAAGAGACGAAGGAGGACGAGTCGAACCGCGGACGTGGCGCGCCCGCGGGTTCGGAGGGGCCGTCAGGCCCAGTCTCGAAGCGACGGCGCCTCGGTCTCGCACATCGAGAGCCACGCGTCGTCGCAGGAGATGTCCGCGATAATGAACTCCGAACCGGAGGGGGTGGAGTCCACCGAGGCCATCACCTCGGCGCGCGACGCGTCGGACGCAGCCGTCGCATTCGGCGTCATGTATGATACTGTGTAACAACCATACATAAACTCGTCGGAACGCCGCCGGATTCGTCGCGGTACCGATAGTTTCCACCGAGAAAGCGAGAAAGATACAAGAAAACAGAAAACGCGTTTTTGTGTGCAGCGCTCGGCATATATGGGCGACTACGCATGAAATTATACGGCTGGTACGTCATGCTATATCAAACGAGTCGAATGCGGTAACTTTATCCACGAGAATCCAAATTTTAGTTTGAATGCCAGATAGTACCAAACTCTCGCGCCGCGGATTTCTGAAGGCGACGGGCGGAGCGGCCGCCGTGACTGCGCTCGCCGGGTGTTCCGGCGAGGGGAACGGCGAAGGAACGACCGAGTCCGGCGGGGCCGGAACCGGCACGGAAGCGACGGGGACGGCGACCGAAGAGAGCGGAGACGGCAGCGAACTGTCCGGTTCCGTGTTCAACCGCGTGCTGAGCGGAACCATCACGACGCTGGACCCCGTCGCGGCGACGGACACGGCCTCGGGCATCGTCATCCAGCAGCTGTTCGACTGCCTGATGGCGTACCCGAACGCGCTGCCGACCGTCGAGAACGAACTCGCCGCGGACTACACGGTGTCGGACGACTACCGGACGTACACCTTCCAGCTCGCCGACGCCACCTTCCACAACGGCGACAAGGTCACGGCCTCCGACTTCGTCTACGCGTGGGAGCGCCTCGCGGCCTCCAGCAACAGCCGCCGCGCCTACTTCATCCTCGACTCCGTCGGCGTCCAGCACGAGACGGACGGGGAGGACAGCTACGTCCCGGGGTCGCTCGGCGTCGAGGCGACGGGCGAGACCGAACTCACCGTCAGCCTCAGCGAACCGTTCCACGACACGCTGGAGATGTTCGCCTACACGTCGTTCGCGGCGGTCCCCGAGGGGCTCGTCGGCGACGTCGGCGACTACGACGGCCAGCTATCCTACGACGAGTTCGCCAACACGAACCCCGTCGGCGCGGGGCCGTTCCAGTTCGCGTTCTGGGAGAAGGGTACCTCCGCGGCGGTCACGAAGTACGACGACTACTACGGCAACGTCGCGAAGGTCGACAACGTCCGCTGGCAGGTCATCGAGGACGACACGGCCCTGTACAACTACGCGATGAACCGGAACGCGGACTACTTCGAGCTGCCGACCGCGCAGTTCGACCCCGCGAAGGTCCAAGTCGAAGAGACCGACGACTACGGTCGCGAGACCGGGACGTACGGCCCACTCCGGAACAACGCGACGGCGAACTACGTCGGCGTCCCGACGCTGTCCATCTACTACGTCGGGTTCAACATGAGCAAGGTGCCGAAGCCGGTTCGGCAGGCGTTCGCGTACGTGCTGAACCAAGAGCAGATGGTCTCGGAGGTGTTCAAGAACCGCGGCTCCCCGGCGCAGCTGTTCACGCCGCCGACCATCTTCCCCGGCGGCGCGGAGGCCGCGACCGAACTCGTCGAGTCCGAGTACCCCTACAGCATGGGCGAGACCGACATCCAGGCCGCGCGGCAGGTCATGGAAGAGGCCGGCTACGGCCCCGACAACAAGTTCGAGGTGCAGTGGACGCAGTACAACTCCAACACCTGGGAGCAGATGGCGGGCATCCTGCGCGACCAGCTCGCGTCGGCCCACATCAACATGCAGATAGAGAAGGCCGACTTCTCGACGCTGCTCGAACGCGGTCGTAACGGACAGCTCCAGGCGTACACGCTCGGCTGGATCGCCGACTGGCCCGCGCCGGACAACTTCCTGCAGCTTCTGAACCCGCCGCAGACGGACACCTCGCAGCCGGGTCCCATCTCGTACGTCAACTGGACGAGCGAGAACGGCGACGCGGCTCAGCAGGCGACGGACGCCTACCAGACGGTCGTCAACAACGCGGCGCCGACCGACCAGGCGCAGCAGGCCCGCAACGAGGCCTACGTGGCGATGGAGCAGGCCAACTGGGAGGACGTGGCGATGCTGCCCATCTACAACGCCAAGGACGAGCGGTTCTGGTACGACAACGTCGAGATAGAGCCGTTCGGCGGCATGGGTCCGAGCCGGCAGAAGCTCAACAACGTCACGCTCACCGAGCAGTCGAACTGACCCGATAGAAGCACCCACCGCTGACCAAAAACTTTCAATAGTTTTTGACAGCCGTGCAGTACTATTTCGGAACGCCCTACGGGCGGACAGCAGAGCCGCTGTACGGTGGAATACGATGATACAGAAACGCAAGACATATCCACATTACCCAGTGAACGTTCACTCAATGTTCGAACGGACCGCTCGCGGAGAGACGCCATGAGTCGGTGGCAGTACTTCCTCCGCAGGATACTGATGTCGATTCCCGTGGTCATCTTCGGGACGACCATCACGTTCGCGCTCATCCGACTGGGACCGCTCGACCCGGTGTCCGCGATTCTGGGGACGCAGTACACCCCGGAGGCCGCGGCGCAGATACGGTCGAACCTCGGGCTCAACGAACCGCTCTGGAGCCAGTACTTCGAGTTCATGTACCGACTGTTCACCTTCGACCTCGGCCGGTCGTGGGTCATCGCCCCCGGGACGAGCGCGTACCAACTCATCGAGGTGTACGCCCCCCGGACCATCTGGCTCGGCTTCTGGTCGGTGCTCATCGCGCTGTTCGTCGGGATTCCGCTCGGCTTCTACGCCGGGTTGAACCCGAACACCTCCTCGGACTACCTCGCGTCGTTCGGGGGTATCGTCTGGCGCGCGATGCCGAACTTCTGGCTGGCCATCATCCTCGTCACCGCCCTCTCGCAACTCGGAACGTGGACGAACGGACTGTTCGCGTGGCAGACGTGGATCGTTCGGACGAACGTCGTCACGCCGCCGGCGCTCGGGTTCTTCCGGTCGCCGATAGAGGGATTCCTCAGCGACCCCGCCGGCTGGCTCGAATCGTTCCTCCGGGCGACGAAGCAGATAGCTCCGGCCGCTCTGGTGCTCGGGTCCGCGTCGATGGGTAACGAGATGCGCATCGGCCGGACGGCCGTCCTCGAGACCATCAACTCGAACTACGTCGAGACCGCGCGAGCGAAGGGCGTCTCCGGCCGCTCGCTCGTCTGGAAGCATATCTTCCGGAACGCGCTCATCCCGCTGGTGCCAATCATCACGGGCGAGGCGTTCCTGCTCCTGGGCGGGTCGGTGTTCGTCGAGACGGTCTTCGCCATCAACGGTCTCGGGTGGCTGTTCTTCAACGCGGCCATCAACGGCGACCTGCCGCTCATCGGGACGCTGATGTACATCTTCATCCTCATCCTGGTCGGCACGAACATCCTACAGGACTTCCTGTACACGGTCATCGACCCGCGCGTCGGGTACGACGGGTGATTCATCGTGGCTACGACAGATAACACCGAAACGACGCTTCGACGACGAGTCGCTGAGAATCCCCAACCCGCGCTGATATGGGCCGCCGTCGGCGCCGTCCTCCTCGGCGTGGAACTGGGTGCTATCCTCCAGGTCGTCGGCGCCTTGGCCGGCGTCGTGGTCAACCTCCTGCCCGGCGACCCCGGCGCGGGCGCCGTGCAGTCGCTTCAAGCCGCCTTCGACGCGATTCCGACGCTCATCTCGCGCGACGTGATACCGAATCAGGGCTACTGGAACGGGAGCCGGTACGTCGACACCTTCCTCAACCTCTCGCCCGCCGGGGCGTGGGCCCTCCGACTGCTGGTCGTGTACGCCTACGCCTTCGCCGTCCTCGGGTGGCTCTGGAACGGCTACAACCGCTTCCGCCG
This is a stretch of genomic DNA from Halogeometricum sp. S3BR5-2. It encodes these proteins:
- a CDS encoding DNA-directed DNA polymerase II large subunit, whose protein sequence is MHEDDERYFARIEGRLDEAFDLARAAKEQGRDPQPEVEIPVAKDMADRVENILGIPGVAERVRELEGEMSREEAALELVNDFVEGSVGDYDSRAGKVEGAVRTAVALLTEGVVAAPIEGIDRVEILENDDGTEFVNVYYAGPIRSAGGTAQALSVLVADFARSLLGIDEYEAREVETERYAEEVALYDKETGLQYSPKDKETKFIAKHMPIMLDGEATGDEEVSGFRDLERVDTNSARGGMCLVLAEGIALKAPKIQRYTRQLDEVDWPWLQDLIDGTYYDGADGDGEDAEDAEAEDDDEAAADEEADDAPDGSPEPTGPARVEPATKYLRDLIAGRPVFGHPSEAGGFRLRYGRSRNHGFATAGVHPATMHLVDDFLATGTQIKTERPGKAGGVIPVDSIEGPTVRLANGDVRRIDDPAEALEVRNGVEEILDLGEYLVNFGEFVENNHPLAPASYVHEWWVQEFASAGAPVQALEDDPGVELDDPSPKEAFAWATDYDCHLHPKYTYLWHDISVSEFETLADAAASGRIAEVESDGGMVVRSGDAAPTDGVLELDRTGELTRTLERLLVEHTQTEETLRVPNWRLFVRSLGLSDSLEKEWTDLSPEAREWDGGDNAVKAVNEVAPFDVRERAPTRIGNRMGRPEKSESRDLSPAVHTLFPITEMGGNQRNVGEAARARNDRGQRGKLDVLVGDRMCPDCGAHTYKNRCPDCEVHTEPHFECEDCGTVLEPDESGRVYCERCEREVESVDWFSVDLASELRSALETVGERESSYPILKGVKGLTSANKTPEPLEKGILRAKHGVSSFKDGTVRYDMTDLPVTSVRPAELDVTVDHFRELGYETDIDGEPLRFDDQLVELKVQDIVLSDGAAEHMLKTADFVDDLLEKFYGLEPFYQVEERDDLIGELVFGMAPHTSAAVVGRVVGFTSAAVGYAHPYFHAAKRRNCFHPETKIWYRDEIDEWHHGRIDEFVEARLEDPDTDDFGTLVQELDGDVFVPSIDEDGGEVVKPVEAVSKHRAPDQMVRIETRNGRELTVTPDHKMLRFDGADIEEIRATEIGLGDSIPVGSAPPENASTGGAATSVATDGGTTADEVVTVDYVGSDTDHTYCLTVEETHTVLSNGVYAKQCDGDEDCVMLLMDGLLNFSKEFLPDKRGGQMDAPLVMSSRIDPSEIDDEAHNMDIVRRYPESFYEASLRMADPGEVEEDIKLGEDTLGTDDEYRGFEHTHDTTDIALGPDLSAYKTLGSMMDKMDAQLELARKLRAVDETDVAERVIEYHFLPDLIGNLRAFSRQETRCLDCGEKYRRMPLTGDCRECGGRVNLTVHQGSVNKYMETAIQVAEEFDCRPYTKQRLEVLEKSLESVFENDKNKASKLGDFM
- a CDS encoding PPC domain-containing DNA-binding protein, which encodes MNYRAVESSREFLVSLDHGADWREEIEEFAELEDIESAWFNAMGAVQDAEVWFYDQSDQEYRSVTFDEPLEVAACVGNVALLDGDPFAHTHAVLSRRSGQSLAGHLNAATVFAGEVYIRAFDEPLEREHDDVTDLDLWL
- a CDS encoding DUF7556 family protein, which translates into the protein MTPNATAASDASRAEVMASVDSTPSGSEFIIADISCDDAWLSMCETEAPSLRDWA
- a CDS encoding ABC transporter substrate-binding protein, encoding MPDSTKLSRRGFLKATGGAAAVTALAGCSGEGNGEGTTESGGAGTGTEATGTATEESGDGSELSGSVFNRVLSGTITTLDPVAATDTASGIVIQQLFDCLMAYPNALPTVENELAADYTVSDDYRTYTFQLADATFHNGDKVTASDFVYAWERLAASSNSRRAYFILDSVGVQHETDGEDSYVPGSLGVEATGETELTVSLSEPFHDTLEMFAYTSFAAVPEGLVGDVGDYDGQLSYDEFANTNPVGAGPFQFAFWEKGTSAAVTKYDDYYGNVAKVDNVRWQVIEDDTALYNYAMNRNADYFELPTAQFDPAKVQVEETDDYGRETGTYGPLRNNATANYVGVPTLSIYYVGFNMSKVPKPVRQAFAYVLNQEQMVSEVFKNRGSPAQLFTPPTIFPGGAEAATELVESEYPYSMGETDIQAARQVMEEAGYGPDNKFEVQWTQYNSNTWEQMAGILRDQLASAHINMQIEKADFSTLLERGRNGQLQAYTLGWIADWPAPDNFLQLLNPPQTDTSQPGPISYVNWTSENGDAAQQATDAYQTVVNNAAPTDQAQQARNEAYVAMEQANWEDVAMLPIYNAKDERFWYDNVEIEPFGGMGPSRQKLNNVTLTEQSN
- a CDS encoding ABC transporter permease, which translates into the protein MSRWQYFLRRILMSIPVVIFGTTITFALIRLGPLDPVSAILGTQYTPEAAAQIRSNLGLNEPLWSQYFEFMYRLFTFDLGRSWVIAPGTSAYQLIEVYAPRTIWLGFWSVLIALFVGIPLGFYAGLNPNTSSDYLASFGGIVWRAMPNFWLAIILVTALSQLGTWTNGLFAWQTWIVRTNVVTPPALGFFRSPIEGFLSDPAGWLESFLRATKQIAPAALVLGSASMGNEMRIGRTAVLETINSNYVETARAKGVSGRSLVWKHIFRNALIPLVPIITGEAFLLLGGSVFVETVFAINGLGWLFFNAAINGDLPLIGTLMYIFILILVGTNILQDFLYTVIDPRVGYDG